The following coding sequences lie in one Montipora foliosa isolate CH-2021 chromosome 11, ASM3666993v2, whole genome shotgun sequence genomic window:
- the LOC137974872 gene encoding tRNA selenocysteine 1-associated protein 1-like translates to MTSLWMGDLDSYMDETFISSAFAAMGEAVVSVKMIKNRTTGSPAGYCFVDFGDYTVSQKVMGKLNGLPIPGSNPIKRFKLNWATYGKDSFMQGPEYSIFVGDLSPDVTDYALQEFFQRKFPTCKAAKVVLDTAGNSRGYGFVRFTDESEHRQAMIDMQGAVGCGSKPLRVSAATPKRPQTTATSTPTAYTATTAAAANQQYMQQYQQYQQYLAAWQGYHQQQQQQQQQQQQQQQQQQQYYQHYQQYQPYGHATYQQPTGYEEAAVTVDNTAEDPNPPLNITEENRAIITNDAESFYEMEQSRWQPVESLGSGPKTVVA, encoded by the exons ATGACAAGTCTGTGGATGGGAGAT CTTGACTCCTACATGGATGAAACATTCATCAGCAGTGCATTTGCCGCAATGGGAGAAGCAGTAGTCTCAGTGAAGATGATTAAAAACAGGACCACTGG ATCTCCTGCTGGATACTGCTTTGTTGACTTTGGAGATTACACAGTGTCACAGAAAGTAATGGGCAAATTAAATGGCTTGCCAATACCTGGAAGCAATCCA ATAAAGCGATTCAAGTTAAATTGGGCCACTTATGGCAAGGATTCATTCATGCA GGGACCAGAGTATTCAATATTCGTTGGTGATTTGTCTCCAGATGTTACCGACTACGCTCTTCAG GAGTTCTTCCAAAGAAAATTCCCAACTTGTAAAGCTGCTAAAG ttGTTCTAGACACAGCTGGAAATTCCAG GGGATATGGTTTTGTGAGGTTTACGGATGAGTCAGAGCATAGACAAGCCATGATTGACATGCAGGGAGCAGTAGGCTGCGGATCCAAGCCTCTAAGAGTCAGTGCAGCCACACCTAAAAG GCCTCAAACAACAGCCACAAGCACACCAACGGCATACACGGCCACCACTGCAGCGGCAGCAAACCAGCAATATATGCAACAGTATCAGCAATATCAGCAATATTTAGCAGCGTGGCAAGGATaccatcagcaacaacaacaacagcagcagcagcaacagcaacagcagcagcagcagcagcagtattACCAACACTACCAGCAATATCAGCCATACGGACATGCGACGTATCAGCAACCAACG GGTTACGAAGAAGCCGCTGTAACAGTTGATAATACGGCTGAAG ATCCAAACCCTCCGTTAAATATTACAGAGGAAAACAGAGCTATAATAACAAACGACGCA GAATCTTTCTACGAGATGGAACAATCCAGATGGCAGCCTGTAGAATCGCTTGGTTCAGGACCTAAGACTGTGGTCGCGTAG
- the LOC137975255 gene encoding uncharacterized protein, translated as MRITDLPYETFDELCIVLGKETTINWEKVMTEGFRHLYSQKEVEEIRQKRSPAHSLLNDLAHREVPLEDLLLALQEIGNKKAISIINKGKRKNEEINHNDGWSSPQTITREPEENCTSPSSEELAETLPPYPSQESSAYGKRPSHQPMEDVLGIKELKRRLKSLYASYA; from the exons ATGCGTATAACCGATCTTCCGTACGAGACATTTGACGAACTGTGCATCGTTTTGGGAAAGGAGACCACCATCAACTGGGAGAAAGTGATGACGGAAGGTTTTCGTCACCTCTATTCGCAAAAAGAAGTGGAAGAGATCAGGCAGAAGCGTTCCCCGGCTCACTCGTTACTAAATGATCTTGCTCATCGAGAAGTACCATTGGAAGATCTTCTTCTGGCCTTGCAAGAAATTGGaaataaaaaagcaatttctatAATCAATAAAG GCAAAAGAAAGAATGAAGAGATCAACCATAATGATGGCTGGTCATCCCCTCAGACCATCACTCGTGAACCTGAAGAG AATTGCACGTCTCCATCATCTGAGGAATTAGCCGAAACATTGCCCCCTTATCCGTCCCAGGAGTCGTCAGCCTATGGAAAGCGTCCTAGTCATCAGCCTATGGAAGACGTCCTTGGCATCAAGGAACTGAAGCGGCGTTTAAAGAGTTTATATGCATCATATGCATGA
- the LOC137975254 gene encoding CDP-diacylglycerol--inositol 3-phosphatidyltransferase-like, producing the protein MVTCDVWEVHKLHTPRTCAILGTFKRSLMSINRDIGEHPHSISNTYDVNRCGRIGMMMGLCVLYPQHLFAFQLVACLEIAGCWSNHYRCALLSNQHQVFQKTRATDPWILKIFFQEPICSFAICGQDTCVAMCYLLHFSPGPTVTLAGSSHSLWRVLAWLGVPFFVYRQVLVCGLLILTSFGELARLHHQQSWTLNKNTSAFRDKRD; encoded by the exons atggtcacttgtgatgtttGGGAAGTTCACAAATTGCACACGCCTAGGACTTGTGCAATTTTAGGAACTTTCAAGAGATCACTCATGTCCATAAATCGCGACATTGGTGAGCATCCACATTCGATTTCCAATACTTATGACGTCAACAGGTGCGGCAGAATAGGGATGATGATGGGGCTCTGTGTGCTTTATCCTCAGCACTTGTTTGCCTTTCAGTTGGTGGCTTGCTTAGAAATTGCTGGTTGTTGGTCAAACCATTACAG ATGTGCCTTGCTATCAAATCAACATCAAGTTTTTCAAAAGACCCGCGCCACTGATCCGTGGATACTGAAAATTTTCTTTCAGGAG CCCATCTGCTCATTCGCGATATGCGGTCAGGATACTTGTGTTGCTATGTGTTATCTTCTCCACTTTTCGCCCGGACCAACAG TGACTCTAGCTGGAAGCTCGCACAGTTTGTGGAGAGTGTTGGCTTGGCTTGGTGTTCCATTCTTCGTCTACAGACAAGTTCTTGTATGTGgccttttaattttaacttcgTTTGGCGAACTAGCGAGATTACACCATCAGCAAAGTTGGACGCTGAATAAAAATACATCAGCATTTCGAGACAAGAGAGATTAA
- the LOC137976862 gene encoding uncharacterized protein produces MLEIVNHKLWLHNEFVSKSHTKMRKDGESDEPFKKRFTAERSRQFDPLMSEEAAFQRPDGCSERLGELLQPEYQLRPSDERRLNYVIKEHKEAVEKLKGLGIKKPRKKKETFHQILKGLTGNYGSKKRKLKENRRKSKSRKRRRFVNNVRRVYHICVANPLAKELPSCLLYPPSLTIPEACINVEDVAAVLLTRDAAFIAHLLQSNYFSNAAGSRLITNLKPEVRNRMYCFLHPEDYSSNVGDTNKDEEENDEEEEEGEDNEEEQEEEEEEDSDDEIKENVENDELDTL; encoded by the exons ATGCTGGAGATAGTCAACCACAAACTTTGGTTGCACAATGAATTTGTCTCCAAATCTCACACCAAGATGCGAAAGGATGGTGAAAGCGACGAACCCTTTAAAAAGCGATTCACTGCTGAACGATCCAGGCAGTTTGATCCTTTAATGTCAGAGGAGGCCGCTTTTCAAAGGCCAGATGGTTGCTCGGAGAGGTTAGGAGAACTGCTACAACCAGAGTACCAGTTAAGACCAAGTGATGAACGGAGACTGAACTACGTTATAAAAGAACACAAAGAGGCTGTTGAGAAACTGAAAGGGCT GGGAATTAAAAAACCTCGAAAAAAGAAGGAGACCTTCCACCAGATCTTGAAGGGCCTCACAGGAAACTATGggtcaaaaaaaagaaaattaaaagaaaaccgTAGGAAATCAAAGAGCAGAAAACGCAGACGGTTTGTAAACAACGTCCGACGCGTGTATCATATCTGCGTTGCAAATCCCCTTGCAAAAGAGCTTCCCAGTTGTCTTCTTTATCCTCCCTCCCTGACAATCCCGGAAGCATGCATAAACGTTGAAGATGTAGCAGCAGTGTTGCTAACACGGGATGCAGCATTCATCGCTCACCTACTGCAATCAAACTACTTCAGCAACGCGGCAGGAAGCAGGCTGATTACCAACCTTAAGCCAGAAGTAAGAAACAGGATGTATTGTTTCCTGCATCCTGAAGATTATAGCTCAAACGTCGGAGACACGAAcaaagatgaagaagaaaacgacgaagaagaggaagaaggggAAGACAACGAAGAAGAacaggaggaagaagaagaggaagataGCGACGACGAGATCAAAGAGAACGTCGAAAATGATGAATTGGACACCTTGTAG